The stretch of DNA ACCGATCGAGCGGATCCTCGGGCGCGCGCGCGTTACGGCGCCCGTGGCCCGCCGGAACGTGCGCGCTCGCCCGGAACGCCCTACCTAGCGGCGGTAGTTGGGGGCTTCCACGACCATCTGGACGTCGTGGGGGTGGCTCTCCTTCAGGCCGGCCGCCGTGATGCGCACGAAGCGGCCCTTCTCCTTCAGCTCCTCGATGGTGCGCGCGCCGGTGTAGAACATCGACTGGCGGAGGCCGCCGGTGAGCTGGTAGACGACCGACGCGACCGGGCCGCGGTACGGGACCTGGCCCTCGATGCCCTCGGCGATGAGCTGCTCGTCGCTCGGCACGTCGGCCTGGAAGTAGCGGTCGCGCGAGTACGAGGTCTTCTTGCCGCGGGTCTGCAGCGCGCCGAGCGAGCCCATGCCGCGGTAGTTCTTGAACTGCTTGCCGTTGATGAAGACGAGGTCTCCGGGGCTCTCGTCGGTGCCGGCGAGCAGCGAGCCGAGCATCACGGTGTCCGCGCCCGCGACGAGCGCCTTCGCGATGTCGCCCGAGTACTGGAGTCCGCCGTCGGCGATGACCGGGATGCCGGTCTCGCGCGCGGCGAGCGACGCCTCGTAGACCGCGGTGACCTGCGGCACGCCGACACCGGCGACGACGCGCGTGGTGCAGATGGAGCCCGGGCCGACGCCGACCTTGATGGCGTCGGCGCCCGCGTCGACGAGCGCCTGCGCGCCGCTGCGGGTCGCGACGTTGCCGCCGATCACGTCGATGCCGCCGAAGGCCGAGTCGGACTTCAGACGGCGGATGATCTCGAGCACGCCCGCGGAGTCGCCGTTCGCGGTGTCCACGACGATGACGTCGACCCCGGCGTCGCGCAGCGCCCCGGCACGCTGCCAGGCGTCGCCGAAGAAGCCGATCGCGGCGCCGACGCGGAGGCGCCCCTCGGAGTCCTTCGTGGCGTTCGGGTACTTCTCGCTCTTGTCGAAGTCCTTGACCGTGATGAGGCCGCGCAGCTTGCCGGCGCCGTCGACGATCGGCAGCTTCTCGATGCGGTGCTGGGCGAGCAGCGCGACGGCGCCGTCGGAGTCGATGCCGACCGGCGCCGTGATGAGGTCCTTCGAGGTCATGACGTCGCGGACGAGCGTCGTCGCCTTCTCGAACGGCGAGACGAAGCGCATGTCGCGGTTGGTGATGATGCCGACCAGGGTCCCGTCGCCCTCGACGACGGGGAGACCGGAGACGCGGTACTGACCGCACAGCGCGTCGACTTCGGCCACCGTGGCGTCGGGCGTCGTGGTCACCGGGTTGGTGATCATGCCCGACTCGCTGCGCTTGACCTTGTCGACCTGCTCGGCCTGCTCCTGGATGGACAGGTTGCGGTGGAGGATGCCGATGCCGCCCTGGCGGGCCATCGCGATCGCCATGCGGGACTCGGTGACCGTGTCCATGGCGCTCGAGAGCAGCGGCGCCGCGACCTGGATGCGCCGCGTCAGCCAGGAGGTCGTGTCGGCCTCGCTCGGGATGACGTCGGTGTGCCCGGGCAGGAGCATGACGTCGTCGTAGGTGAGGCCGATGAAGCCGAACGGGTCGTGACCGCTCAATGGGGTACCTTTCGCGCGTTGCCGGGGGCCCGGAAGAGAACCGAAGATCCCCGGCGGTTGTGCCGGATCCGGGCGACGCTGCTGACCGGTTCTTCATCTTAACCGCGTGGGAGAGGATTACTTCCCTGTAGCGTTGCTAACAAGTCGATGCATTATTGCTACCGGAAACACGTCGGCAATAATCGGCCCGTATGGTCGGACATCGCCGTTCGACCAGTCCGGCGTTCCACAGCCGCCGGTCCAGCCAGGAGGAACTGTGTCCAATCCAGGACTCGCCCGCTCGCGCACGCTCCGCGTGACCATCGCGCTCGGGGCTCTGCTCCTCGCGATCGCCGCGCTCATCGGGTTAGCACCCGCGGCGGCGAACGCGACGACGACGCCCGAACCCACCCCGACGCCCACCGGCGACTTCACCAACACGTACACCATCGGTGGCGTCATCAAGAGCGGCGACGAGCTGCTCGAAGGAGTCGAGGTCCTGGTCGAGGGCGACGGCTTCGAGGAGACCGGTGTGACCGGCCCCGACGGCCGCTGGAGCGTCAGCGTGCCGCAGCCGGGCGACTACACGGCGCAGCTCGTGGTCGAGAGCCTCCCCGAGGGCGTCGCACCGCGCGACCCCGACAACATCACCCGCGAGGTGAGCATCGGCACGACCAACACGGTGAACGTCCTCTTCCCCACGGGCGAGGGCACGGTGTCGACGACGACGATCTGGGACACGATCTTCACCCGCCTCGTCTACGGCCTGAACTTCGGCCTGCTGCTGGCGCTCGCCGCGATCGGCATCTCGCTGATCTTTGGCACGACCGGCGTCAACAACTTCGCGCACGGCGAGATGCTCACCTTCGGCGCCATCTTCTTCTACCTCTTCAGCACGCAGCTGGGGCTCAACGTCATCGTCGCACTGCTGCTCACCCTCGGCCTGTCGGCAGCGTTCGGCTGGGCGCAGGACACGGTGCTGTTCAAACCATTGAGGCGCAAGGGCGTCGGACTCGTCCAAGTGCTCATCGTGACGATCGGTCTCTCGATCGTCGTGCGCTACCTCTACCTCTACTTCTTCGGCGGAGGAACGCAGAACCTCAACATCGGCATGACCGAGACGGTCTCGTTCGGTCCGGTGACGATCACGCTCGTGTCCGTCATCAGCATGGCGGTCAGCATCGTGATGCTGATCCTCGTCGGCCTGTTCCTCACCCGCACCCGCATCGGCAAGGCGACCCGCGCGGTCAGCGACAACCCGTCGCTCGCCGCCGCGTCGGGCATCAACGTCGACCGCGTCATCCGCATCGTGTGGGTGCTCGCCGCCACGCTCACCGGCCTGTCGGGTGTGCTGTACGGCCTGTACCGCGGTGTCACCTGGGACATGGGCTTCGCGATCCTGCTGCTGCTGTTCGCCGCGGTCACCCTCGGCGGTCTCGGCAGCGCGTTCGGCGCGCTCGTCGGTTCGCTGATCATCGGCATCTTCACCGAGCTCTCGACCGTATGGATTCCGCCGGACCTCCGGTACGCGGTCGCCCTCGTGGTGCTGATCCTTGTCCTGCTCGTGCGACCGCAGGGTGTCCTGGGTCGCAAGGAACGCATCGGCTGACGGGAGAGTAAGAAATGGACTGGGGAACAATCCTCGGCAATGCGGCCGGCGAGCTGATCAGCCCGACCACCGCTGCCTACGCTCTCGCCGCCATCGGCCTCAGCGTGCACTTCGGCTACGCCGGCCTGCTGAACTTCGGGCAGGCGGGCTTCATGGCGATCGGCGCCTACGCGTTCGCGATCACCACCCTCGAGCTCGGCTTCCCGGTGTGGCTGTCGATCCTCTTCGCGATCCTCGCGTCGGTGATCTTCGCCTTCATCCTCGGTATCCCGACACTGCGGTTGCGGGCGGATTACCTGGCGATCGTGACCATCGCGGCGGCCGAGATCGTCCGCTACGTGGTCTCGACCGTCGGCTTGACCGATATCACCGGCGGCTCGCAGGGCCTCAGCGGTTTCAACCGCGGCTTCCAGGACCTCAACCCCATCCCGGACGGCACGTACGGGTTCGGTCCGTGGGTGTACTCGGCCGACCAGTGGTGGGTGCGCATCTTCGGCTGGGGTCTCGTCATCATCGCGACGGTCATCGTGTGGGCGCTCATGCGCAGCCCGTGGGGTCGCGTCGTGAAGGGCATCCGCGAGGACGAGGACGCGGTGCGCAGCCTCGGCAAGAACGTCTACTCCTACAAGATGCAGGCGCTGGTGCTCGGCGGGATCTTCGGCTCGCTCGCCGGTGTCGTCTTCATCCTGCCCCGCGCCGTGCAGCCGGGTAACTACGGCACCGCGTTGACGTTCTTCATCTGGACCGCGCTGCTGCTCGGCGGCGCCGCCACCGTGCTCGGCCCGATCGTCGGCGCCATGGCGTTCTGGGCGGTGCTGTCGCTCACGAACGGTGTGATCGTCGGCCTGCGCGACACGGGGATCCTCCCCTTCATCTCGACGACGCAGGCGGGTCAGATCCGATTCATCCTCGTCGGGCTCGCCCTCGTGCTGCTCGTGATCTTCAGACCACAGGGCATCTTCGGAAACAAGAAGGAGCTGTCGTTCAATGTCTGATGCACAGCTGACGGCCACCCACCCGTTCGTCAAGGGCGAGGTCCGCCCCGGATGCGAGAAGGTCGACCCGATCGTCGTCGCCGACAACGTGACCCGCCAGTTCGGCGGCCTGAAGGCGGTCGACGTCGAGCACCTCGAGATCCCGCGGGGCGCCATCACCGCGCTGATCGGCCCCAACGGCGCCGGCAAGACGACGTTCTTCAACCTGCTGACCGGCTTCGACAAGCCGAACACCGGCCGGTGGAGCTTCGAGGGGTCGAACCTCGCCGGCGTGCCCGCCTTCAAGGTGGCGCGCCGGGGCATGGTCCGCACCTTCCAGCTGACGAAGTCGCTCGGTCGTCTGTCGGTGCTGCAGAACATGCTGCTGGGTGCCACGAAGCAGTCGGGCGAGAACATCTTCCGCGCGCTGATCCCGGGTCTGTGGCGCAAGCAGGAGCAGGAGATCACGGCCCGTGCCGACGACCTGCTCGGCCGGTTCAAGCTCGACGCCAAGCGCGAGGACTACGCGGCGTCGCTGTCGGGCGGTCAGCGCAAGCTCCTCGAGATGGCGCGGGCGCTGATGAGCGACCCGAAGCTGGTCATGCTCGACGAGCCGATGGCGGGCGTCAACCCGGCGCTCACGCAGAGCCTGCTCGGCCACATCCTCGACCTGAAGAAGCAGGGCATGTCCGTGCTGTTCGTCGAGCACGACATGCACATGGTGCGCCACATCTCCGACTGGGTCGTCGTGATGGCCGAAGGTCGCGTCGTCGCAGAGGGCCCGCCCGAGACCGTGATGTCCGACCAGGCCGTCATCGACGCCTACCTCGGCGCCCACCACGACACCGACCTCGGCGACATGACCGCGGCCGAGGTCGAAGCCGTGCACCAGGAGTTCGAAGCCGAAGACGAAGCGGACTTCGAGGACGACCAGAAGGGCGCACGCTCATGACCGACGCATCCCCCGCCGCCGTCGCACCCCGGTCCGCGGCCGACGCGGTGCTGCGCACCGACGACCTCGTCGCCGGCTACCTGCCCGGCGTCAACATCCTGAACGGCTGCACGGTCGACGCCTACCAGGGCGACCTCATCGGCATCATCGGCCCGAACGGCGCCGGCAAGTCGACGCTGCTGAAGGCCATCTTCGGCCAGGTCAAGATCCGCGGCGGCGGCATCTACCTGAAGGGCGAGGAGATCACCGGCCTCAAGGCCGACAGGCTCGTCGGCAAGGGCGTCGGCATGGTGCCGCAGAACAACAACGTCTTCCCGAGCCTCTCGATCGAAGAGAACCTGCAGATGGGGCTCTTCCAGAAGCCGAAGCTATTCAACGAGCGTTTCGAGTTCGTCTCGACCCTGTTCCCCGAGCTCGGCAAGCGTCGCCGTCAGCGCGCCGGATCCCTGTCGGGCGGTGAGCGGCAGATGGTCGCGATGAGCCGAGCGCTGATGATGGACCCGTCGGTGCTGCTGCTCGACGAGCCGTCGGCCGGCCTCTCCCCCGTTCGTCAGGACGAGACGTTCCTGCGCGTGGCCGAGATCAACCGGGCGGGTGTCACGATCATCATGGTCGAGCAGAACGCGCGTCGCTGCCTACAGATCTGCCACCGCGCGTACGTGCTCGACCAGGGCAAGGACGCGTACACCGGCACCGGTCGGGAGCTGCTCAACGACCCTCGCGTGATCGAGCTCTACCTCGGCACCCTGGCCGCCGACGAGGACGCCAAGCGCAAGGGCGCTCCTCCCGCCTGACGGACACGAGCATGACGCCGCCGGCCTCCCGATCGCGCTCCCGCGCGTGGGCGGCACGGCGGCGTTCTGCGCTGCGGGCGCTGCTCTTCAGCCTCGGAGGGGCGCTCGTTCTGGCAGGGTGCTCGAGCCCTTCCGCCCCGGTCCCATCGGACTCCCTCGCTCAGGGCCCTCCCCCGGCAGAGCTCGGCATCTCGGTGATCCAGCTCCGCGGGGACATCAGCGTCGGCCGGATCCAGCTGCGGCTGGTCAACGAGGCGGACTCGACGATCGAGGTGACCTCGGCCCGCCTGGTGTCACCCCTGCTCGGCGGCGAGGTCCGCTGGACGAAAGCGCCGGCGCGGATCGCGGCCGGCGCGACCGTCGACCTGCCGTTCCTGCTGCCCGTACTCGACTGCATCGAGGACGCGGAGCCGCTCAGCGCCGTTCTGCAGACCGGAACGGAGGGCGGCGACCCTCGAGCGTTCACCGTGATCCCCGACGATCCTCTCGGCGCTCTGGCCCGGCTCGAAGGCGAGACGTGCCTCAAGCAGCGCGTGGCCGAGACGGTCGAGATGACCGGATCGTCGGTGGAGGTGACCGGGTCAGGATCCGATGCCGTCGCGCGCCTCACGGTGTCGGTGAGGCCCACAGGGGGTGGCGCGGCGGTCGTGCTCGACTCGATCCGTTCGACGGTACTGCTGACCCCGCGAGGCGGCGAGCAGTGGCCGTTGGGGCTCGTGATCGACGCGTCGTCCGAGGAGCAGGAGGTCGTGCTCGACATCGTCCCGCGGCGGTGCGATGCACACGCGCTCGGCGAGGACAAGGTGGGTACCGTCTTCCCCGTCGTGGTGGACGGCGACGGCTCGTTCCCCCTGCCTCTCGCCGACGGCGTGAAGAACCAGTTGCTCGACTTCGTCTCGCTGCACTGCGGGCTCGGCGCCGACTAGCGCACCTGAGACACGCAGAAGGGCCCGACGCCTTCGCGCCGGGCCCTTCCGTGGTGCAGCCGGAGCTGCGTACCGCGGGGACTTACTCGTTGAGCGAGCCGAACTCCGCGTTCAGCAGCGTGTACTTGTTGTCCTCGCCGTACTGGTAGATACCGATGTAGGCCTCGGTCGGGTCGCCGTTCTCGTCGAACTCGATGGGGCCCGAGATGC from Herbiconiux sp. L3-i23 encodes:
- a CDS encoding branched-chain amino acid ABC transporter permease, which produces MSNPGLARSRTLRVTIALGALLLAIAALIGLAPAAANATTTPEPTPTPTGDFTNTYTIGGVIKSGDELLEGVEVLVEGDGFEETGVTGPDGRWSVSVPQPGDYTAQLVVESLPEGVAPRDPDNITREVSIGTTNTVNVLFPTGEGTVSTTTIWDTIFTRLVYGLNFGLLLALAAIGISLIFGTTGVNNFAHGEMLTFGAIFFYLFSTQLGLNVIVALLLTLGLSAAFGWAQDTVLFKPLRRKGVGLVQVLIVTIGLSIVVRYLYLYFFGGGTQNLNIGMTETVSFGPVTITLVSVISMAVSIVMLILVGLFLTRTRIGKATRAVSDNPSLAAASGINVDRVIRIVWVLAATLTGLSGVLYGLYRGVTWDMGFAILLLLFAAVTLGGLGSAFGALVGSLIIGIFTELSTVWIPPDLRYAVALVVLILVLLVRPQGVLGRKERIG
- the guaB gene encoding IMP dehydrogenase, giving the protein MSGHDPFGFIGLTYDDVMLLPGHTDVIPSEADTTSWLTRRIQVAAPLLSSAMDTVTESRMAIAMARQGGIGILHRNLSIQEQAEQVDKVKRSESGMITNPVTTTPDATVAEVDALCGQYRVSGLPVVEGDGTLVGIITNRDMRFVSPFEKATTLVRDVMTSKDLITAPVGIDSDGAVALLAQHRIEKLPIVDGAGKLRGLITVKDFDKSEKYPNATKDSEGRLRVGAAIGFFGDAWQRAGALRDAGVDVIVVDTANGDSAGVLEIIRRLKSDSAFGGIDVIGGNVATRSGAQALVDAGADAIKVGVGPGSICTTRVVAGVGVPQVTAVYEASLAARETGIPVIADGGLQYSGDIAKALVAGADTVMLGSLLAGTDESPGDLVFINGKQFKNYRGMGSLGALQTRGKKTSYSRDRYFQADVPSDEQLIAEGIEGQVPYRGPVASVVYQLTGGLRQSMFYTGARTIEELKEKGRFVRITAAGLKESHPHDVQMVVEAPNYRR
- a CDS encoding ABC transporter ATP-binding protein, with amino-acid sequence MTDASPAAVAPRSAADAVLRTDDLVAGYLPGVNILNGCTVDAYQGDLIGIIGPNGAGKSTLLKAIFGQVKIRGGGIYLKGEEITGLKADRLVGKGVGMVPQNNNVFPSLSIEENLQMGLFQKPKLFNERFEFVSTLFPELGKRRRQRAGSLSGGERQMVAMSRALMMDPSVLLLDEPSAGLSPVRQDETFLRVAEINRAGVTIIMVEQNARRCLQICHRAYVLDQGKDAYTGTGRELLNDPRVIELYLGTLAADEDAKRKGAPPA
- a CDS encoding ABC transporter ATP-binding protein; translated protein: MSDAQLTATHPFVKGEVRPGCEKVDPIVVADNVTRQFGGLKAVDVEHLEIPRGAITALIGPNGAGKTTFFNLLTGFDKPNTGRWSFEGSNLAGVPAFKVARRGMVRTFQLTKSLGRLSVLQNMLLGATKQSGENIFRALIPGLWRKQEQEITARADDLLGRFKLDAKREDYAASLSGGQRKLLEMARALMSDPKLVMLDEPMAGVNPALTQSLLGHILDLKKQGMSVLFVEHDMHMVRHISDWVVVMAEGRVVAEGPPETVMSDQAVIDAYLGAHHDTDLGDMTAAEVEAVHQEFEAEDEADFEDDQKGARS
- a CDS encoding branched-chain amino acid ABC transporter permease, with amino-acid sequence MDWGTILGNAAGELISPTTAAYALAAIGLSVHFGYAGLLNFGQAGFMAIGAYAFAITTLELGFPVWLSILFAILASVIFAFILGIPTLRLRADYLAIVTIAAAEIVRYVVSTVGLTDITGGSQGLSGFNRGFQDLNPIPDGTYGFGPWVYSADQWWVRIFGWGLVIIATVIVWALMRSPWGRVVKGIREDEDAVRSLGKNVYSYKMQALVLGGIFGSLAGVVFILPRAVQPGNYGTALTFFIWTALLLGGAATVLGPIVGAMAFWAVLSLTNGVIVGLRDTGILPFISTTQAGQIRFILVGLALVLLVIFRPQGIFGNKKELSFNV